The following proteins are encoded in a genomic region of Portunus trituberculatus isolate SZX2019 chromosome 13, ASM1759143v1, whole genome shotgun sequence:
- the LOC123503131 gene encoding LOW QUALITY PROTEIN: calumenin-A-like (The sequence of the model RefSeq protein was modified relative to this genomic sequence to represent the inferred CDS: inserted 2 bases in 1 codon) has protein sequence MQARNVVKAVVVMVVVVCAAAKPADEEKKNRVYNEKLSDEEHFIHNEHNYDHEAFLGKDEARTFDQLTPEESRDRLXPENKDMLHWEDYKTRVYGFIDNMDQNELDTEEDDGMSYQEMIKRDKRRWEAADRDGDSTLTLEEFTDFLHPEEATHMTHIVVLETMEDIDKDNDGKISLAEYIGDMYRGGHDDESEEPSWVSSEREQFTEFRDKNQDGFMDEEEVRAWIIPSDYNHAEAEAKHLIYEADSDGNAELTKDEILEKYDVFVGSQATDFGEALVRHDEF, from the exons ATGCAGGCCAGGAATGTGGtaaaggcggtggtggtgatggtggtggtagtgtgcgCTGCCGCCAAGCCagcagatgaagagaagaagaacagggTGTACAAT GAGAAGTTGAGTGACGAGGAACACTTTATCCACAATGAGCACAACTATGACCACGAGGCCTTCCTGGGCAAGGACGAGGCTCGCACTTTTGACCAGCTCACCCCCGAGGAGAGCAGAGACAGACT CCCAGAGAACAAAGATATGCTGCACTGGGAGGACTACAAGACCAGGGTGTACGGCTTTATTGACA acATGGACCAGAATGAGCTGGACACAGAGGAGGATGATGGCATGAGTTACCAGGAGATGATCAAGAGGGACAAGAGACGGTGGGAGGCAGCAGATCGCGATGGAGACTCTACACTGACTCTTGAGGAATTCACTGATTTCCTTCACCCTGAGGAAGCGACTCACATGACTCACATCGTGGTGCTGGAGACCATGGAGGATATCGACAAGGACAATGATGGCAAGATCTCCCTGGCAGAGTACATTG GTGACATGTATCGAGGGGGACATGATGATGAGTCAGAGGAGCCATCCTGGGTAAGCAGTGAGCGGGAACAGTTCACTGAGTTCAGGGACAAGAACCAGGATGGATtcatggatgaggaagag GTGCGAGCATGGATCATCCCTTCAGACTACAACCATGCAGAGGCAGAAGCAAAGCACCTGATATATGAGGCAGACAGTGATGGAAACGCTGAGTTGACCAAAGACGAAATTCTTGAAAAGTATGATGTCTTTGTAGGCTCACAGGCGACAGACTTTGGTGAGGCATTGGTAAGACACGACGAATTTTAG